A genomic region of Dickeya solani IPO 2222 contains the following coding sequences:
- a CDS encoding FAD:protein FMN transferase: protein MPPDDRVYAYSTVLMGSPILLKLFEPNEHLASQVFGRIKQLEDALTVNRADSEVMDINRAAGKHPVVVSQPLFNLIKRAREVSLLDDSCFNFTIGPVVKRWKIGFQGHSVPPADELQALLALTDPRHVVLNAQARSVWLEKTGMEIDLGAIAKGYIADVVRQFLYQHHVYHALINLGGNVLALGRPQNGSQTAWSVGLQKPFGDNGELIGLVHVANKSVVTSGIYERYFECDGRRYHHILDPKTGYPLDNELLSVTIISDASIDGDIYTTLIYGLGVEKGLTYLSRLPHIEAIFVTNDRRVILSSQRQYDFTLLDAGYEVAAMR from the coding sequence ATGCCGCCAGACGATCGGGTTTACGCCTATTCCACCGTACTCATGGGGTCGCCGATTCTTCTCAAATTGTTTGAGCCGAATGAGCATCTGGCCTCGCAGGTGTTTGGCCGCATTAAACAACTGGAGGATGCGTTGACCGTTAACCGGGCGGACTCCGAAGTCATGGATATCAACCGTGCGGCAGGCAAACACCCGGTCGTCGTCAGTCAGCCGCTGTTCAATCTGATTAAGCGCGCCAGAGAGGTCAGCCTGCTGGACGACAGCTGCTTCAATTTCACCATCGGACCGGTGGTCAAACGCTGGAAAATCGGCTTTCAGGGCCACAGCGTGCCGCCCGCTGACGAATTGCAGGCGTTACTGGCGTTGACCGACCCGCGTCACGTCGTGCTCAATGCGCAGGCGCGCTCGGTATGGCTGGAAAAGACGGGGATGGAAATCGATCTGGGGGCGATCGCCAAAGGGTATATCGCCGATGTCGTCAGGCAATTCCTGTATCAGCACCATGTCTACCATGCGTTGATCAATCTGGGCGGCAACGTGCTGGCGCTCGGCAGACCGCAAAACGGTAGCCAGACGGCCTGGTCGGTAGGATTGCAAAAACCGTTTGGCGACAACGGCGAGCTTATCGGCCTGGTTCACGTAGCGAACAAGTCGGTGGTGACGTCCGGCATTTACGAGCGTTATTTCGAATGCGATGGCCGCCGGTATCACCATATTCTCGACCCAAAAACCGGCTACCCGCTGGATAACGAATTGCTCAGCGTGACCATCATTTCCGATGCCTCCATCGACGGAGACATCTACACCACCCTGATTTACGGTCTGGGGGTGGAAAAGGGGCTGACGTACCTGTCCCGGTTACCGCATATCGAAGCCATTTTCGTGACCAACGACCGGCGGGTGATTCTCTCCTCGCAGCGACAATATGATTTTACGCTGTTGGATGCGGGGTACGAGGTCGCTGCGATGCGGTAA
- a CDS encoding SDR family NAD(P)-dependent oxidoreductase, translating into MKTIPSVLITGASSGIGAVYAERFASRGYDLVLVARDRVRMDALATRLRQKNGVTVDVLPADLTRSDELAVIETRLREDHRIGILVNNAGMNIGGHFIEQATDDIARLVALNTTALVRLASAVAPRLAAAGEGAIINVGSVVGLAPEFGLTVYGATKAFVLFLSQGLSLELAPKGIYVQAVLPAATRTEIWERSGTDINTLPAVMEVEELVDAALVGFDRREPVTIPPLHEAVQWEAYQNARQAMLPGFAQSHAAARYRLMHSPMQNCVRSAPVLFTQTSDSLMTNQ; encoded by the coding sequence ATGAAAACGATTCCCTCGGTTCTCATCACTGGCGCGTCATCCGGTATTGGCGCTGTCTATGCCGAGCGTTTCGCCAGCCGTGGTTATGATCTGGTGCTGGTTGCCCGCGATCGTGTACGGATGGATGCCCTGGCAACCCGCCTGCGCCAGAAGAATGGTGTCACTGTCGATGTTCTGCCGGCCGACCTCACCCGATCCGACGAGCTTGCCGTGATAGAGACGCGGCTGCGTGAAGACCACCGTATCGGGATCCTCGTGAATAATGCGGGGATGAATATCGGCGGACATTTCATCGAGCAGGCGACTGACGATATTGCGCGGCTTGTCGCCCTCAATACGACAGCGCTTGTCCGGCTTGCCAGCGCGGTTGCTCCACGTCTGGCAGCGGCTGGCGAGGGCGCCATCATTAATGTTGGCTCGGTGGTCGGCCTGGCGCCGGAGTTCGGGTTGACCGTTTACGGCGCGACCAAGGCGTTCGTGCTGTTTCTGTCTCAGGGACTTAGCCTTGAGCTTGCCCCCAAGGGTATCTACGTTCAGGCCGTGCTTCCTGCGGCAACACGCACGGAGATTTGGGAGCGCTCAGGCACCGACATCAATACGCTTCCCGCCGTGATGGAAGTAGAGGAACTGGTGGATGCCGCGCTGGTTGGTTTTGATCGCCGCGAACCGGTAACCATCCCGCCGCTCCACGAGGCAGTGCAGTGGGAGGCTTACCAAAATGCACGGCAAGCCATGTTGCCGGGGTTTGCGCAGTCGCACGCTGCTGCGCGTTACCGACTGATGCACTCGCCGATGCAGAATTGCGTCCGCAGCGCGCCGGTTTTATTTACTCAGACATCAGACAGCCTGATGACGAATCAATAG
- the rpoD gene encoding RNA polymerase sigma factor RpoD, which produces MEQNPQSQLKLLVTRGKEQGYLTYAEVNDHLPEDIIDSDQIEDIIQMINDMGIQVMEEAPDADDLMLAENTADEDAAEAAAQVLSSVESEIGRTTDPVRMYMREMGTVELLTREGEIDIAKRIEDGINQVQCSVAEYPEAITYLLDQYDRVEAGESRLSDLITAFVDPNAEEDLAPNPPPGNAEPADDGTDDDDDENEEDEDDSTDDDNSIDPELARQKFIELRDQYETTRVSIKAHGRSHPTAIDEINKLSEVFKQFRLVPKQFDLLVNNMRAMMDRVRAQERQIMKLCVELCKMPKKNFVTLFTGNETNRKWFDAALSMGKPWCEKLREVEDDVHRSLQKLQQIEEETGLTIEQVKDINRRMSIGEAKARRAKKEMVEANLRLVISIAKKYTNRGLQFLDLIQEGNIGLMKAVDKFEYRRGYKFSTYATWWIRQAITRSIADQARTIRIPVHMIETINKLNRISRQMLQEMGREPTPEELAERMLMPEDKIRKVLKIAKEPISMETPIGDDEDSHLGDFIEDTTLELPLDSATSESLRSATHDVLAGLTAREAKVLRMRFGIDMNTDHTLEEVGKQFDVTRERIRQIEAKALRKLRHPSRSEVLRSFLDD; this is translated from the coding sequence ATGGAGCAAAACCCGCAGTCACAGCTCAAGCTACTTGTCACCCGTGGTAAGGAGCAAGGCTACCTGACCTATGCCGAGGTCAATGACCATCTGCCGGAAGATATCATCGACTCCGATCAGATCGAAGACATCATCCAGATGATTAACGACATGGGCATCCAGGTGATGGAAGAAGCGCCTGATGCCGATGATCTGATGCTGGCTGAGAATACCGCCGATGAAGACGCTGCCGAAGCAGCGGCGCAGGTATTGTCCAGCGTTGAATCTGAGATTGGCCGCACGACCGATCCGGTTCGCATGTACATGCGTGAGATGGGTACCGTCGAACTGCTAACCCGTGAAGGGGAAATCGATATCGCCAAGCGAATCGAAGACGGTATCAATCAGGTACAGTGCTCCGTTGCCGAATATCCGGAAGCCATCACCTATCTGCTGGATCAATACGATCGCGTCGAAGCGGGAGAAAGCCGCCTGTCCGATTTGATCACCGCTTTTGTGGATCCGAATGCCGAAGAAGATCTGGCGCCGAATCCCCCCCCGGGGAACGCCGAGCCGGCCGACGACGGCACGGATGATGACGACGACGAAAACGAAGAAGACGAAGACGACAGCACCGACGATGACAACAGCATCGACCCAGAGCTGGCGCGTCAGAAATTCATCGAGCTGCGCGATCAGTATGAAACGACCCGCGTAAGCATCAAGGCGCACGGCCGTAGCCACCCGACCGCTATTGACGAAATCAACAAGCTGTCCGAAGTGTTCAAACAGTTCCGTCTGGTGCCGAAGCAGTTTGACCTGCTGGTGAACAACATGCGCGCCATGATGGACCGTGTGCGCGCGCAGGAACGCCAGATCATGAAACTGTGCGTCGAGCTGTGCAAAATGCCGAAGAAAAACTTCGTGACGCTGTTTACCGGCAATGAAACCAACAGAAAGTGGTTCGACGCCGCGCTTTCCATGGGCAAACCCTGGTGCGAAAAATTGCGCGAAGTGGAAGACGATGTGCATCGCAGTCTGCAGAAACTGCAGCAGATCGAAGAAGAAACCGGTCTGACCATTGAGCAGGTCAAAGACATCAACCGTCGTATGTCGATTGGCGAAGCCAAAGCCCGCCGCGCTAAGAAAGAGATGGTGGAAGCGAACCTGCGTCTGGTGATCTCGATCGCTAAGAAATACACCAACCGCGGCCTGCAATTCCTGGATCTGATTCAGGAAGGCAACATTGGCCTGATGAAAGCGGTAGACAAATTCGAATACCGCCGTGGTTACAAGTTCTCCACCTACGCCACCTGGTGGATTCGTCAGGCTATCACCCGTTCCATCGCCGACCAGGCGCGCACCATCCGTATTCCGGTGCATATGATTGAGACTATTAACAAACTCAATCGTATTTCCCGCCAGATGCTGCAGGAAATGGGCCGCGAGCCGACGCCGGAAGAACTGGCCGAGCGTATGCTGATGCCGGAAGACAAGATCCGCAAGGTATTGAAGATCGCCAAAGAGCCGATCTCAATGGAAACCCCGATCGGTGATGATGAAGATTCGCATCTGGGGGATTTCATCGAAGATACCACGCTGGAGTTGCCGCTGGATTCCGCCACCTCGGAAAGCCTGCGTTCCGCCACCCACGACGTGCTGGCCGGCCTGACCGCGCGCGAAGCCAAAGTGCTGCGCATGCGTTTCGGTATCGACATGAATACCGACCACACGCTGGAAGAAGTTGGCAAGCAGTTCGACGTAACCCGTGAACGTATTCGCCAGATCGAAGCGAAAGCGCTGCGTAAATTGCGTCACCCAAGCCGTTCCGAAGTACTGCGTAGCTTCCTGGACGATTAA
- a CDS encoding NADP-dependent oxidoreductase, whose protein sequence is MKAFIIDRYGSKSSGRIGEMPEPEMRDDDVLIQVHAAGVNLLDAKISKGEFRLILPYRLPLVLGNDVAGVVVRVGSGVRRFKPGDEVYARPDQDRIGAFAEFIAVKEDSLALKPANLSMTEAASIPLVSLTAWQVLVDTAKLKKGQKVLIHAGSGGVGTLAIQLAKHLGAFVATTTGTSNVEWVKALGADVVIDYRKQDFETVLRDYDVVLNSLGSDVLEKSLQVLKPGGQLISISGPPAPEFATEQGLSWGLKQVMRLLSYRIRKKARQRGIRYSFVFMRASGDQLREIGTLIESGVIKPVVDRVFPIDSTADALAYVETGRAKGKVVVKLR, encoded by the coding sequence ATGAAGGCGTTCATCATCGACCGCTATGGCAGTAAAAGCAGTGGACGAATTGGCGAGATGCCTGAGCCGGAGATGCGGGACGATGACGTCCTGATTCAGGTTCATGCTGCCGGCGTCAACCTGCTTGATGCAAAAATCAGCAAAGGCGAGTTCCGGCTAATTCTGCCATATCGTCTGCCATTGGTGTTGGGAAACGATGTGGCTGGCGTGGTCGTTCGTGTCGGGTCGGGCGTGCGTCGGTTTAAGCCTGGCGATGAAGTCTACGCGCGTCCCGATCAGGATCGCATCGGCGCGTTCGCCGAATTCATCGCAGTGAAAGAGGATTCTCTGGCGTTAAAACCGGCCAACCTCAGCATGACGGAGGCGGCCTCTATTCCTTTAGTCAGCCTGACGGCCTGGCAGGTGCTGGTTGACACCGCAAAGTTGAAGAAAGGGCAGAAAGTGCTGATTCATGCCGGTTCCGGTGGTGTGGGCACCCTCGCTATCCAGCTCGCCAAACATCTCGGCGCTTTCGTCGCCACCACCACCGGTACGAGTAACGTTGAATGGGTAAAAGCGCTGGGGGCGGATGTAGTCATCGACTACAGAAAACAAGACTTTGAGACTGTCCTGCGGGATTACGATGTGGTGCTGAACAGCCTGGGCAGCGATGTGCTGGAGAAATCGCTACAGGTGCTGAAACCCGGCGGGCAGCTCATCTCTATCTCTGGCCCGCCAGCGCCAGAGTTTGCGACAGAACAGGGGCTATCATGGGGGCTGAAACAGGTGATGCGCCTTTTAAGCTACCGAATCAGAAAGAAGGCAAGGCAAAGAGGCATCCGTTACTCGTTTGTCTTTATGCGGGCCAGCGGAGATCAGCTTCGTGAAATTGGCACCCTCATCGAGTCTGGCGTTATCAAGCCGGTTGTGGATCGGGTCTTTCCAATCGACTCAACGGCGGATGCGCTGGCCTACGTTGAAACTGGGCGAGCGAAAGGTAAGGTGGTCGTCAAATTGAGGTAG
- a CDS encoding flavocytochrome c yields the protein MNMNHQVLSPFILPNGVELKNRLLMAPMTTCTGFYDGTVTKELVEYYQVRAGSIGAVIVECCFIDDKGLAFPGAIGIDTDDKVAGLAKVASAIKEKGSKAILQIYHGGRMVEPKLIGGRSPVGPSAVAAPREGAAVPIALTGEEVEAMIAKFGEGVRRAIEAGFDGVEIHGANTYLIQQFYSPNSNQRTDEWGGSRDNRARFPLAVLEITHQMARQYADASFIIGYRFSPEEIEEPGIRFDDTLYLLEKLAARGLDYLHFSMGYTLRSSIVDTTDPTPLIGKYVAMRSDTLAKVPVIGVGGVVNKADADAALEHGYDLVAVGKACIAYPDWTDRLINQQKLELFIDSTQREALTIPEPLWRFSLVEAMIRDMSLSSKKFKAGVFQEKVQDDAGELVINVSLETDRIADVTLEPNPQLNTDFVSSFEVIRSRILDANSPHVDAVTGATTQSEAVKKAVSKALAKSCKAAIMAEGGDPADMQRYDVVVIGSGGAGLAAAIQACDDGARVLIVEKMSSIGGNTIKASVGMNAAGTRFQKIKGIVDDKQRFYEETLKGGKLKNNPDLLKRFVEGAPMAIEWLAERGIELNDITITGGMSVDRTHRPADGSAVGGFLISGLVKNINKRNIDVMLETSVVDILHEAGAITGVQVLNEDNEQLTIATKGVVVATGGFSANREMVVKYRPDLDGFVTTNHKGATGSGIAILEKVGADTVDLGEIQIHPTVEQTTSYLISESIRGGGAILVNQQGHRFFNEMETRDKVSAAIINLPEKYAYILFDEQVRTKNKAADEYLSRGFVVSASSPRELADKLAIDFHALLATLERYNQFVENQHDDDFGRKTALRHPINQGPFYAIRIAPGVHHTMGGVVINTDTAVLDNKKRVIRGAFAAGEVVGGIHGGNRIGGNAVADIIVFGIQAGRNAASYVQM from the coding sequence ATGAACATGAACCACCAGGTACTGAGTCCGTTTATCTTGCCAAATGGCGTCGAGCTTAAAAATCGTCTCCTGATGGCGCCTATGACCACCTGTACCGGCTTTTATGACGGAACCGTCACCAAAGAACTGGTGGAGTACTATCAGGTGCGCGCCGGCAGTATCGGCGCGGTGATCGTTGAATGCTGCTTTATCGATGATAAAGGGCTGGCGTTTCCGGGCGCGATTGGCATCGACACTGATGACAAGGTCGCCGGGCTGGCGAAAGTCGCCTCAGCCATCAAGGAGAAGGGCTCAAAAGCCATTCTGCAGATTTACCACGGCGGCCGCATGGTGGAACCGAAGCTGATTGGCGGCCGGTCGCCGGTCGGGCCGAGCGCCGTTGCCGCGCCGCGAGAAGGCGCCGCGGTTCCGATCGCGCTGACGGGCGAAGAGGTGGAAGCCATGATCGCCAAATTTGGCGAAGGGGTACGCCGCGCCATTGAAGCCGGTTTCGACGGCGTGGAAATTCACGGCGCCAATACCTACCTGATTCAGCAGTTTTACTCCCCGAACTCCAACCAGCGCACCGACGAATGGGGCGGCAGCCGCGACAACCGCGCCAGATTCCCGCTCGCCGTGCTGGAGATTACCCACCAGATGGCACGCCAGTATGCGGATGCATCCTTCATCATCGGCTATCGCTTCTCGCCGGAGGAAATCGAAGAGCCGGGCATCCGGTTTGACGACACCCTGTACCTGCTGGAAAAACTGGCGGCGCGCGGGCTGGATTATCTGCATTTCTCAATGGGGTACACCCTGCGCTCGTCCATCGTCGATACCACCGATCCCACCCCGCTGATTGGCAAATATGTCGCGATGCGCTCTGACACGCTGGCTAAGGTGCCGGTCATCGGCGTCGGCGGCGTGGTGAATAAAGCGGATGCCGACGCGGCGCTGGAGCACGGTTACGATCTGGTGGCGGTGGGGAAAGCCTGTATTGCCTATCCGGACTGGACCGATCGCCTCATCAATCAGCAGAAGCTCGAACTGTTTATCGACAGCACCCAACGTGAAGCCCTGACCATCCCAGAACCGCTGTGGCGTTTCTCGCTGGTGGAAGCGATGATCCGCGACATGAGCCTGTCGTCGAAAAAATTTAAGGCGGGCGTCTTTCAGGAAAAAGTGCAGGACGACGCCGGCGAACTGGTGATCAACGTCAGTCTGGAAACGGACCGCATCGCCGATGTGACGCTGGAACCTAATCCGCAACTGAATACCGATTTCGTCAGCAGCTTTGAGGTTATCCGTTCCCGCATTCTTGACGCCAATAGCCCGCATGTGGATGCGGTCACCGGTGCCACCACCCAAAGCGAAGCGGTGAAAAAAGCGGTGTCCAAAGCGCTGGCCAAGTCCTGCAAGGCGGCGATTATGGCGGAAGGCGGCGACCCGGCGGACATGCAGCGTTATGACGTGGTGGTGATCGGCAGCGGCGGCGCCGGTCTGGCCGCGGCGATTCAGGCGTGCGATGACGGCGCCAGGGTGCTGATTGTCGAGAAGATGTCCAGCATCGGCGGCAATACCATCAAGGCTTCCGTGGGCATGAATGCGGCGGGAACCCGCTTCCAAAAAATAAAAGGTATCGTAGACGACAAGCAGCGCTTCTACGAGGAGACTCTGAAAGGCGGTAAGCTAAAAAATAATCCCGATTTGCTGAAACGATTCGTGGAAGGCGCGCCGATGGCGATCGAGTGGCTGGCGGAGCGCGGCATCGAACTGAACGACATTACCATTACCGGCGGCATGAGCGTGGATCGCACCCACCGACCGGCGGATGGCTCGGCGGTCGGCGGCTTCCTGATCAGCGGTCTGGTGAAAAACATCAACAAACGCAATATTGATGTGATGCTGGAGACGTCGGTTGTCGACATCCTCCATGAAGCCGGTGCGATTACCGGTGTACAGGTGCTTAACGAGGACAATGAACAACTGACCATCGCCACCAAAGGCGTGGTGGTCGCCACCGGCGGATTCAGCGCCAACCGCGAGATGGTGGTGAAATATCGCCCGGATCTGGACGGTTTTGTCACCACCAACCATAAAGGCGCCACCGGCAGCGGCATCGCGATTCTGGAGAAGGTGGGCGCCGATACCGTCGATCTGGGGGAAATTCAGATCCACCCGACGGTCGAGCAAACCACGTCTTACCTGATCTCCGAATCCATTCGCGGCGGCGGCGCGATTCTGGTGAACCAGCAGGGGCATCGCTTCTTTAACGAGATGGAAACCCGCGATAAAGTGTCGGCGGCGATCATCAACCTGCCGGAGAAGTACGCCTATATCCTGTTTGATGAGCAAGTGAGAACCAAGAACAAGGCGGCGGACGAGTATCTGTCTCGCGGTTTTGTGGTCAGCGCCTCTTCTCCGCGCGAACTGGCGGACAAGCTGGCTATCGACTTTCACGCTCTGCTGGCGACGCTGGAGCGCTATAACCAGTTTGTCGAAAACCAGCATGACGACGACTTCGGCCGTAAAACCGCGTTGCGTCATCCCATCAATCAGGGGCCGTTCTACGCTATCCGCATCGCGCCCGGCGTGCATCACACCATGGGCGGCGTGGTGATCAACACCGATACCGCGGTGCTGGACAACAAGAAACGGGTGATCCGGGGCGCTTTCGCCGCCGGTGAAGTGGTGGGCGGCATCCACGGCGGCAATCGCATCGGCGGCAACGCCGTCGCCGATATCATCGTTTTTGGTATTCAGGCGGGCCGTAACGCGGCATCCTACGTACAGATGTAA
- a CDS encoding aldo/keto reductase: MHYTTFGRNTGLRVSELALGTGNFGTGWGYGSEKEEAKQVFDRYTDAGGNFIDTADAYQFGQSEQMVGEFIAADRDHFVVATKYTLSAMPDAGIAQTGNSRKNMMASVENSLKRLKTDRIDLLWAHFDDQLTPLEEIVRAFDDLIRAGKIQYAGLSNFPAWRIARADTMAELRGWSRIAGIQVEYSLVQRTAERELLPMAEALGLAATLWSPLGGGLLTGKYRQSKAGRLTGFGGRLVHTEQDTALLDEVFSVAQQLNVMPIQVAIAWLRYKAARASTSLIPILGSRTLTQLNDTLVALDVTLSEAQVARLDEVSAISLGTPHDQIAGTLPRAQGGGHFITAWPPQA; this comes from the coding sequence ATGCACTACACCACGTTTGGTCGTAACACCGGTTTACGCGTATCCGAATTGGCCCTTGGCACAGGCAACTTTGGTACCGGTTGGGGTTATGGTTCGGAAAAAGAAGAAGCGAAACAGGTGTTTGACCGCTATACCGACGCGGGCGGTAACTTTATCGATACGGCTGATGCCTACCAGTTCGGCCAGTCTGAGCAGATGGTCGGGGAGTTCATCGCCGCCGATCGCGATCACTTTGTCGTAGCGACGAAATACACCCTAAGCGCGATGCCGGACGCGGGTATCGCCCAAACCGGTAACAGCCGTAAGAACATGATGGCTTCGGTGGAAAACAGCCTTAAACGGCTAAAAACCGACCGTATTGATCTGCTGTGGGCGCACTTTGACGATCAGTTAACCCCGCTTGAAGAAATCGTTCGGGCGTTCGACGATCTGATCCGCGCGGGGAAAATCCAGTATGCCGGGCTATCTAATTTCCCAGCCTGGCGCATTGCCCGGGCAGACACGATGGCGGAACTACGTGGCTGGTCGCGTATTGCCGGTATTCAGGTGGAATACAGTCTGGTGCAGCGCACCGCCGAACGGGAACTGCTGCCCATGGCAGAGGCATTGGGACTGGCGGCGACGCTTTGGTCACCGCTGGGGGGCGGCCTGTTGACCGGTAAATACCGTCAAAGTAAAGCGGGTCGTCTAACCGGTTTTGGGGGCCGACTGGTACACACCGAGCAGGATACCGCCTTGCTGGACGAGGTCTTTAGCGTTGCCCAGCAACTGAATGTGATGCCAATACAGGTTGCCATCGCCTGGTTGCGATACAAAGCGGCTCGTGCCAGCACCAGTCTGATCCCCATTCTGGGTTCACGCACCCTGACACAGTTGAATGACACGTTGGTGGCGCTGGATGTGACATTAAGCGAGGCTCAGGTTGCCCGGCTGGATGAAGTCAGCGCCATTTCACTGGGAACGCCGCACGACCAGATTGCCGGCACACTGCCCCGGGCGCAGGGCGGCGGCCATTTCATTACCGCATGGCCGCCACAAGCCTGA
- a CDS encoding coniferyl aldehyde dehydrogenase: protein MQAVAADCPLTIPERISILNRCIELLKAHQDELCEAYSQDFGYRAPGNTLISDILGSIDALRHSARHLEQWAEEEQRISPFPGTRVVVEYKPLGVIGVMSPWNFPLVLTFGPLAGVIAAGNRAMIKPSELAENGSRLLCRLIAERFAEDEISTLQGGVEASKRFSSLPFDHLVFTGSTATGRQVMKAAAENLTPVTLELGGKSPVIVSHGSDIVLAAQRIMTVKTFNAGQICIAPDYVLVHRDDLPALVEQACAFLRQTYGTFIENREYTSVINARQTARLKALLDDARNQGATLVCATAEADDLSHRRMAPTLVINPPLTARIMQEEIFGPLLPVIAYDHIEQCLTLINGMDRPLATYYFGDNQQEIAQVRQHTLSGALVINDVMSHVLVHDIPFGGVGASGMGAYHGDIGFKRFSHARPVFYQSSGGESNLLMRAPFDEVSRRLVAQLIDGDIT, encoded by the coding sequence ATGCAAGCAGTCGCCGCCGACTGTCCGCTGACAATCCCCGAACGTATTTCTATTCTGAATCGCTGTATTGAATTGTTGAAAGCGCATCAGGATGAACTGTGCGAGGCTTACAGTCAGGATTTCGGCTATCGTGCTCCCGGCAACACGCTGATTTCCGATATTCTCGGCTCCATTGATGCGTTACGTCACTCGGCGCGCCATCTGGAGCAATGGGCGGAGGAAGAGCAGAGAATCTCGCCGTTTCCCGGCACTCGGGTGGTGGTGGAGTACAAGCCGCTGGGCGTGATTGGCGTCATGAGTCCGTGGAATTTCCCGCTGGTGCTGACGTTTGGCCCGTTGGCCGGGGTGATCGCCGCCGGTAACCGGGCGATGATTAAGCCCTCCGAACTGGCTGAAAACGGTAGCCGGCTGCTGTGCCGGCTGATCGCGGAACGGTTCGCCGAAGACGAAATCTCGACATTACAGGGCGGCGTTGAAGCGTCAAAGCGGTTCTCGTCGCTGCCGTTCGACCATCTGGTGTTTACCGGCAGTACTGCTACCGGCAGGCAGGTGATGAAGGCCGCGGCGGAAAACCTCACCCCTGTAACGCTGGAGCTGGGCGGCAAATCGCCGGTCATCGTGTCGCACGGCAGCGACATCGTTCTGGCGGCGCAGCGCATAATGACCGTCAAAACGTTTAATGCCGGGCAGATTTGCATCGCGCCCGACTATGTGCTGGTGCACCGGGATGATTTGCCGGCGTTGGTTGAACAGGCCTGTGCGTTTCTGCGCCAGACCTACGGGACGTTTATCGAAAACCGCGAATACACCTCCGTGATCAATGCCCGTCAGACCGCACGGCTGAAAGCACTGCTGGATGACGCGCGTAATCAGGGGGCGACACTGGTGTGCGCGACGGCGGAGGCGGACGATTTGTCTCATCGGCGTATGGCGCCGACGCTGGTGATCAACCCACCGCTCACTGCCCGAATTATGCAGGAGGAAATCTTCGGGCCGTTGCTGCCGGTGATCGCCTATGACCATATCGAGCAGTGCCTGACGCTCATCAACGGGATGGATCGTCCGCTGGCGACTTACTATTTCGGCGACAATCAGCAAGAGATCGCGCAGGTCCGGCAGCATACGCTATCCGGTGCGCTGGTCATCAATGATGTCATGAGCCATGTGCTGGTGCATGACATTCCGTTCGGTGGCGTCGGCGCGTCGGGGATGGGGGCTTATCACGGCGATATCGGTTTCAAACGGTTCTCGCATGCGCGGCCGGTGTTTTACCAGAGCTCCGGCGGCGAATCCAACCTGCTGATGCGGGCGCCGTTTGATGAGGTGTCCCGTCGGTTGGTCGCACAATTGATCGACGGAGATATCACTTGA
- a CDS encoding TetR/AcrR family transcriptional regulator, with translation MARVSKQQMERNREEIIQVSSQLFRERGLNGVSVNDLMAAAGLTHGGFYGHFASKDELAAIASNKALEDSSTHWQAISQQPDQRNLRTLVEHYLSASHRDGVKDGCAITALASDVARESEDKPVREVYLNGVKAMLDRLESLADTEDDEQRRQQALTQTVLLVGALMLARATAGDPLSDEFLAAAKKALLGDA, from the coding sequence ATGGCCCGTGTATCAAAACAACAGATGGAGCGAAACCGCGAAGAAATTATCCAGGTTTCTTCGCAGCTCTTTCGCGAACGAGGCCTGAATGGCGTCAGCGTGAACGATTTGATGGCGGCGGCCGGATTAACCCACGGCGGCTTTTATGGTCACTTTGCCTCTAAAGATGAACTGGCCGCTATCGCCAGTAACAAAGCGCTTGAGGACTCCAGTACCCACTGGCAGGCGATCAGCCAACAGCCGGATCAACGCAACCTGCGCACGCTGGTGGAACACTACCTGTCTGCCAGCCACCGCGATGGCGTGAAGGACGGATGCGCGATCACCGCGTTAGCCAGTGATGTCGCTCGGGAAAGTGAAGACAAACCAGTACGTGAGGTGTATCTCAATGGCGTGAAAGCCATGCTGGACAGGCTGGAGTCCCTTGCCGATACGGAAGACGACGAACAGCGCAGGCAACAGGCGCTGACGCAGACTGTGCTGTTAGTCGGCGCACTGATGCTGGCGCGTGCGACCGCCGGGGACCCGTTGTCGGATGAATTTCTCGCGGCAGCCAAAAAAGCGCTGCTGGGTGACGCGTAG